In the Vicinamibacterales bacterium genome, GAACTTCAGCTTCGGGCTGAACTCGTCGGCGAAGCGGTAGCCGGGGCCGCCGGTCCCGGTGCCGAGCGGATCGCCGCCCTGGAGCATGAACCCTGCAATGATCCGGTGGAAGGTCAGGCCGTTGTAGAACGGCTTCGACTTGCCGGGCTTGCCGGAGATGGGGTCAATCGTGCCTTCGGCGAGGCCGACGAAGTTCGCCACGGTCTTCGGGGCTTCCTTGTCGAACAGCTTGACCGTGAACCCGCCCTCGGTCGTCACGAAGTGTGCGTAGGTGCCAGGCTGCAATTTGGACTTCTCCTTCTTCTCGGCCGGAGCATTCTGCGCGGCTGCCACGCCGACCGTCAACACCAGCGCTCCGCACAGCGCCGCCAGGAACTTCGAGGACATGAGTGGAACTCCTTTCTCTCTGTGACCACCAGGGACCGATGACTGC is a window encoding:
- a CDS encoding peptidylprolyl isomerase translates to MSSKFLAALCGALVLTVGVAAAQNAPAEKKEKSKLQPGTYAHFVTTEGGFTVKLFDKEAPKTVANFVGLAEGTIDPISGKPGKSKPFYNGLTFHRIIAGFMLQGGDPLGTGTGGPGYRFADEFSPKLKFTKAGILAMANAGPNTNGSQFFITLGPTEHLNNKHTIFGEVVEGMDVIKKIGSVKTGVNDKPVTPVIMKTVTIEKVTQ